The following proteins come from a genomic window of Miscanthus floridulus cultivar M001 chromosome 2, ASM1932011v1, whole genome shotgun sequence:
- the LOC136524570 gene encoding KH domain-containing protein At4g18375-like isoform X1: MDYGKSRRSNSKKRTHSNSEDGKRKRLNSRHDDTSMSSEPIETIYRVLCPVKKIGSVLGRGGDVVKALREETKAKIRVADSIPGAEERVIIIFNYQNQPELADEAAETKFSDGLGNMKPHCFAQDALLKIHDKIVADEIHDGVAHDEKSESADDVIARILVQGNQVGCLLGKGGSIIQQLRSDTGAGIRVLPSENLPQCALKSDELVQISGAPSLVRKALYEISTRLHQHPRKENRPLEEIIDASAQRKCESPTPLQHENPMLPHLHSDHPPPIPLLDPYRSGLQYHVAETEEFSIRILCASELIGSIIGKSGANVRRVEQQTGARIKVQEIDKDASGERLIIVSSKEIPAEPISPAIEALILLHDKVSAPSEKRHSSTRLVVPSSKVGCILGEGGKVITEMRRRTGAEIRVYSKADKPKYLSFDDELVQVAGPPAIARGALTEIASRLRTRTLRDTSTANNPPPFAPFDDPPVDMPSRKSTLYGGPANDPPYRRPANDPLYGRPAIDPPFGRPTNDRPYGRPAVVPPFGRPTNDPPYGRPANDPPYGRPANNPPYGRPANDPYGRPTNDPPYGQPSSTIPYGRPNESAPRDPSDAYPVDYFSKREYPSGSPMFTSNAPSAAYERYAAHTRFPTRELPSAFSPGASHRSYRDHVPADSYSSRGTQQLGITRDGNSDAYDYTEAAGQIHGREDYRGLTSATGRFSSTIELRIPNSSLESIVGVGGVNLAEIRQISGARLRLDETHDGSSESVVEIQGTLDQAKAAQSLLQGFISANSRSMQQQPHSSRMPLYPSWG; the protein is encoded by the exons ATGGATTATGGCAAGTCTAGAAGAAGTAACTCCAAAAAGAGGACCCATTCCAATTCTGAGGACGGAAAGAGGAAACGGCTAAACTCTAGGCATGATGACACATCTATGTCCTCAGAGCCAATTGAAACCATCTACAGGGTATTGTGCCCAGTAAAAAAGATAGGCAGTGTCTTGGGAAGAGGTGGTGACGTTGTTAAGGCCCTCAGAGAGGAAACTAAAGCCAAGATAAGGGTTGCCGATTCCATTCCTGGTGCAGAGGAGAGAGTAATTATCAtcttcaattaccaaaatcaaccTGAACTGGCTGATGAAGCAGCTGAAACTAAATTTAGTGATGGCTTAGGGAACATGAAACCCCATTGCTTTGCCCAAGATGCCTTATTGAAGATACATGATAAGATTGTGGCTGATGAAATTCATGATGGAGTCGCCCATGATGAAAAGTCTGAAAGTGCTGATGATGTGATTGCTCGAATTTTGGTTCAAGGCAATCAAGTTGGCTGCCTTCTAGGAAAAGGTGGCTCCATTATACAACAACTACGAAGTGATACTGGTGCTGGGATCCGTGTCTTGCCATCTGAAAACCTTCCCCAGTGTGCCCTTAAAAGTGATGAACTGGTGCAG ATATCTGGAGCACCTTCTCTTGTAAGAAAAGCTCTATATGAAATATCTACTCGTCTCCATCAGCATCCTCGTAAGGAAAATAGACCTCTTGAAGAAATAATAGATGCAAGCGCACAAAGGAAATGCGAGTCTCCAACACCACTACAACATGAAAATCCAATGTTGCCGCACCTGCATAGTGACCATCCACCTCCAATACCCCTGCTTGATCCATATAGAAGTGGACTGCAATATCATGTTGCTGAAACTGAAGAGTTTTCTATCAGAATTCTGTGTGCTTCTGAGCTCATTGGTTCAATTATTGGGAAAAGTGGGGCTAATGTTAGGCGAGTAGAGCAGCAGACTGGTGCTCGCATCAAAGTTCAAGAGATTGACAAAGATGCTTCTGGAGAAAGGCTGATCATTGTTTCGTCTAAGGAG ATACCAGCTGAACCAATATCCCCAGCAATTGAGGCACTCATTTTGCTCCATGATAAAGTAAGTGCACCCTCTGAGAAGCGCCATTCAAGTACAAGGCTTGTTGTACCATCAAGCAAAGTTGGCTGTATTCTTGGGGAAGGTGGGAAGGTGATTACTGAAATGAGAAGACGAACTGGGGCTGAAATTCGAGTTTACTCGAAGGCAGATAAACCAAAATACTTGTCTTTTGATGATGAACTTGTGCAG GTTGCTGGGCCTCCAGCTATTGCAAGAGGAGCCCTCACAGAGATTGCTTCGAGGCTTAGAACTAGGACTTTGAGAGATACAAGTACTGCCAATAATCCTCCACCTTTTGCCCCTTTCGATGATCCTCCTGTTGATATGCCTAGCAGAAAATCGACACTATATGGAGGGCCTGCCAATGATCCACCGTATCGAAGGCCTGCCAATGATCCACTGTATGGAAGGCCTGCCATTGATCCACCATTTGGAAGACCTACCAATGATCGACCATATGGAAGGCCTGCCGTTGTTCCACCATTTGGAAGACCTACCAACGATCCACCATATGGAAGACCTGCCAACGATCCACCATATGGAAGACCTGCCAACAATCCACCATATGGAAGACCTGCTAATGATCCATATGGAAGGCCTACCAACGATCCACCATATGGACAACCTTCCAGTACTATACCATATGGAAGGCCAAACGAAAGTGCACCTCGTGATCCTTCTGATGCATATCCTGTAGACTACTTTTCTAAAAGAGAATATCCTAGTGGAAGCCCTATGTTTACTAGTAATGCCCCATCAGCTGCTTATGAGAGATATGCAGCACACACACGCTTTCCTACTAGAGAACTTCCCTCGGCTTTCAGTCCTGGTGCGTCTCATCGTTCCTATCGTGACCATGTGCCTGCTGATAGCTACTCTAGTAGGGGTACACAGCAATTAGGCATCACAAGAGATGGAAATTCAGATGCTTATGACTATACCGAG GCTGCTGGACAAATTCATGGACGCGAGGATTACAGAGGACTGACAAGTGCTACCGG AAGGTTCTCGAGCACTATTGAACTGAGGATTCCAAATAGTTCTTTGGAGTCTATTGTCGGTGTTGGCGGGGTCAATCTAGCAGAGATCCGTCAG ATTTCTGGTGCAAGACTGAGGCTAGATGAGACTCATGATGGTTCTTCCGAGTCTGTGGTGGAGATCCAGGGCACACTGGACCAAGCAAAAGCTGCGCAGAGCCTCCTGCAGGGCTTTATTAGCGCGAACAGCCGGAGCATGCAGCAGCAACCCCATTCTTCTCGCATGCCACTTTACCCAAGCTGGGGATAG
- the LOC136524570 gene encoding KH domain-containing protein At4g18375-like isoform X2 — protein sequence MDYGKSRRSNSKKRTHSNSEDGKRKRLNSRHDDTSMSSEPIETIYRVLCPVKKIGSVLGRGGDVVKALREETKAKIRVADSIPGAEERVIIIFNYQNQPELADEAAETKFSDGLGNMKPHCFAQDALLKIHDKIVADEIHDGVAHDEKSESADDVIARILVQGNQVGCLLGKGGSIIQQLRSDTGAGIRVLPSENLPQCALKSDELVQISGAPSLVRKALYEISTRLHQHPRKENRPLEEIIDASAQRKCESPTPLQHENPMLPHLHSDHPPPIPLLDPYRSGLQYHVAETEEFSIRILCASELIGSIIGKSGANVRRVEQQTGARIKVQEIDKDASGERLIIVSSKEIPAEPISPAIEALILLHDKVSAPSEKRHSSTRLVVPSSKVGCILGEGGKVITEMRRRTGAEIRVYSKADKPKYLSFDDELVQVAGPPAIARGALTEIASRLRTRTLRDTSTANNPPPFAPFDDPPVDMPSRKSTLYGGPANDPPYRRPANDPLYGRPAIDPPFGRPTNDRPYGRPAVVPPFGRPTNDPPYGRPANDPPYGRPANNPPYGRPANDPYGRPTNDPPYGQPSSTIPYGRPNESAPRDPSDAYPVDYFSKREYPSGSPMFTSNAPSAAYERYAAHTRFPTRELPSAFSPGASHRSYRDHVPADSYSSRGTQQLGITRDGNSDAYDYTEAAGQIHGREDYRGLTSATGFSSTIELRIPNSSLESIVGVGGVNLAEIRQISGARLRLDETHDGSSESVVEIQGTLDQAKAAQSLLQGFISANSRSMQQQPHSSRMPLYPSWG from the exons ATGGATTATGGCAAGTCTAGAAGAAGTAACTCCAAAAAGAGGACCCATTCCAATTCTGAGGACGGAAAGAGGAAACGGCTAAACTCTAGGCATGATGACACATCTATGTCCTCAGAGCCAATTGAAACCATCTACAGGGTATTGTGCCCAGTAAAAAAGATAGGCAGTGTCTTGGGAAGAGGTGGTGACGTTGTTAAGGCCCTCAGAGAGGAAACTAAAGCCAAGATAAGGGTTGCCGATTCCATTCCTGGTGCAGAGGAGAGAGTAATTATCAtcttcaattaccaaaatcaaccTGAACTGGCTGATGAAGCAGCTGAAACTAAATTTAGTGATGGCTTAGGGAACATGAAACCCCATTGCTTTGCCCAAGATGCCTTATTGAAGATACATGATAAGATTGTGGCTGATGAAATTCATGATGGAGTCGCCCATGATGAAAAGTCTGAAAGTGCTGATGATGTGATTGCTCGAATTTTGGTTCAAGGCAATCAAGTTGGCTGCCTTCTAGGAAAAGGTGGCTCCATTATACAACAACTACGAAGTGATACTGGTGCTGGGATCCGTGTCTTGCCATCTGAAAACCTTCCCCAGTGTGCCCTTAAAAGTGATGAACTGGTGCAG ATATCTGGAGCACCTTCTCTTGTAAGAAAAGCTCTATATGAAATATCTACTCGTCTCCATCAGCATCCTCGTAAGGAAAATAGACCTCTTGAAGAAATAATAGATGCAAGCGCACAAAGGAAATGCGAGTCTCCAACACCACTACAACATGAAAATCCAATGTTGCCGCACCTGCATAGTGACCATCCACCTCCAATACCCCTGCTTGATCCATATAGAAGTGGACTGCAATATCATGTTGCTGAAACTGAAGAGTTTTCTATCAGAATTCTGTGTGCTTCTGAGCTCATTGGTTCAATTATTGGGAAAAGTGGGGCTAATGTTAGGCGAGTAGAGCAGCAGACTGGTGCTCGCATCAAAGTTCAAGAGATTGACAAAGATGCTTCTGGAGAAAGGCTGATCATTGTTTCGTCTAAGGAG ATACCAGCTGAACCAATATCCCCAGCAATTGAGGCACTCATTTTGCTCCATGATAAAGTAAGTGCACCCTCTGAGAAGCGCCATTCAAGTACAAGGCTTGTTGTACCATCAAGCAAAGTTGGCTGTATTCTTGGGGAAGGTGGGAAGGTGATTACTGAAATGAGAAGACGAACTGGGGCTGAAATTCGAGTTTACTCGAAGGCAGATAAACCAAAATACTTGTCTTTTGATGATGAACTTGTGCAG GTTGCTGGGCCTCCAGCTATTGCAAGAGGAGCCCTCACAGAGATTGCTTCGAGGCTTAGAACTAGGACTTTGAGAGATACAAGTACTGCCAATAATCCTCCACCTTTTGCCCCTTTCGATGATCCTCCTGTTGATATGCCTAGCAGAAAATCGACACTATATGGAGGGCCTGCCAATGATCCACCGTATCGAAGGCCTGCCAATGATCCACTGTATGGAAGGCCTGCCATTGATCCACCATTTGGAAGACCTACCAATGATCGACCATATGGAAGGCCTGCCGTTGTTCCACCATTTGGAAGACCTACCAACGATCCACCATATGGAAGACCTGCCAACGATCCACCATATGGAAGACCTGCCAACAATCCACCATATGGAAGACCTGCTAATGATCCATATGGAAGGCCTACCAACGATCCACCATATGGACAACCTTCCAGTACTATACCATATGGAAGGCCAAACGAAAGTGCACCTCGTGATCCTTCTGATGCATATCCTGTAGACTACTTTTCTAAAAGAGAATATCCTAGTGGAAGCCCTATGTTTACTAGTAATGCCCCATCAGCTGCTTATGAGAGATATGCAGCACACACACGCTTTCCTACTAGAGAACTTCCCTCGGCTTTCAGTCCTGGTGCGTCTCATCGTTCCTATCGTGACCATGTGCCTGCTGATAGCTACTCTAGTAGGGGTACACAGCAATTAGGCATCACAAGAGATGGAAATTCAGATGCTTATGACTATACCGAG GCTGCTGGACAAATTCATGGACGCGAGGATTACAGAGGACTGACAAGTGCTACCGG GTTCTCGAGCACTATTGAACTGAGGATTCCAAATAGTTCTTTGGAGTCTATTGTCGGTGTTGGCGGGGTCAATCTAGCAGAGATCCGTCAG ATTTCTGGTGCAAGACTGAGGCTAGATGAGACTCATGATGGTTCTTCCGAGTCTGTGGTGGAGATCCAGGGCACACTGGACCAAGCAAAAGCTGCGCAGAGCCTCCTGCAGGGCTTTATTAGCGCGAACAGCCGGAGCATGCAGCAGCAACCCCATTCTTCTCGCATGCCACTTTACCCAAGCTGGGGATAG